One genomic window of Geodermatophilus sp. DSM 44513 includes the following:
- the rplU gene encoding 50S ribosomal protein L21 has protein sequence MYAVVKAGGRQHKVAVGDRFTVNRLVGEAGDSVTLPALLLVDGDTVTSDAATLAGVTVTGEIVGHGKGPKIRIHKFKNKTGYHKRQGHRQPLTDVVVRDITKG, from the coding sequence GTGTACGCAGTCGTCAAGGCCGGTGGCCGCCAGCACAAGGTGGCCGTGGGCGACCGGTTCACGGTCAACCGTCTCGTGGGTGAGGCGGGCGACTCCGTCACCCTGCCGGCCCTGCTGCTGGTCGACGGCGACACCGTCACGAGCGACGCGGCGACCCTGGCCGGCGTCACCGTGACCGGCGAGATCGTCGGCCACGGCAAGGGCCCGAAGATCCGCATCCACAAGTTCAAGAACAAGACCGGGTACCACAAGCGTCAGGGGCACCGTCAGCCGCTGACCGACGTGGTCGTCCGCGACATCACGAAGGGCTGA
- the def gene encoding peptide deformylase — protein sequence MTIRPIRELGDPVLRTPADEVRRFDRELAALVRDLEDTVADPGRAGVAAPQIGVGLRAFAYNVDGVIGHVVNPRIVELSEETQDGDEGCLSIPGIWAPTVRAERAVVEGVDVRGEPVRLAGTGLMARALQHEVDHLDGKLYIDRLTGEARKAALRALRER from the coding sequence GTGACGATCCGCCCCATCCGCGAGCTCGGTGACCCGGTCCTGCGCACGCCCGCCGACGAGGTGCGCCGCTTCGACCGGGAGCTGGCCGCGCTCGTCCGCGACCTGGAGGACACCGTCGCCGACCCGGGCCGGGCCGGGGTGGCCGCGCCGCAGATCGGTGTCGGGCTGCGCGCCTTCGCCTACAACGTGGACGGCGTCATCGGGCACGTGGTCAACCCGCGCATCGTCGAGCTGTCCGAGGAGACCCAGGACGGCGACGAGGGCTGCCTGTCCATCCCCGGCATCTGGGCGCCCACCGTCCGGGCCGAGCGCGCCGTCGTCGAGGGCGTCGACGTGCGCGGCGAGCCGGTGCGGCTGGCGGGGACCGGCCTGATGGCGCGGGCGCTGCAGCACGAGGTCGACCACCTCGACGGGAAGCTGTACATCGACCGGCTCACCGGGGAGGCGCGCAAGGCCGCGCTGCGGGCCCTGCGCGAGCGCTGA
- a CDS encoding metalloregulator ArsR/SmtB family transcription factor has translation MGHRGIEDFDMPEPAAVRRAAEALRMLGDPTRVAILWALMQGETSVACLAELAGTSATAVSQHLSKLRLAGLVTNRREGTFVIYALADEHVGVLLRQALVHADCPGGHRAPAATGAAPAVG, from the coding sequence GTGGGGCACCGCGGGATCGAGGACTTCGACATGCCCGAGCCGGCCGCCGTCCGGCGGGCCGCGGAGGCGCTGCGCATGCTCGGGGACCCGACGCGGGTGGCCATCCTGTGGGCCCTCATGCAGGGCGAGACGTCGGTGGCCTGCCTGGCCGAGCTGGCCGGCACGTCGGCCACCGCGGTCAGCCAGCACCTGTCCAAGCTGCGGCTGGCCGGCCTGGTCACCAACCGCCGCGAGGGCACCTTCGTCATCTACGCGCTGGCCGACGAGCACGTGGGCGTGTTGCTGCGCCAGGCGCTCGTGCACGCCGACTGCCCTGGCGGGCACCGCGCGCCGGCCGCCACCGGGGCGGCCCCCGCCGTCGGCTGA
- a CDS encoding cation-translocating P-type ATPase: protein MSTLIADPPVVSPAGDPVVVADAGGRVRLAVPWLTGSPSRAVLAEDGLDDVPGVLAVQAFPVTGHVVVWADAATDRAAVLQVLTAVAAAPADAPVARAPRSADVANRELVRIAVGGAALVLLGVRRYGLGRPPALSPGSRFAVSVVTVFTGYPFAKGALGALAGRRTAGTDALVTAATVASLLLRENVVALTVLWLLNIGEWLQTLTLRRTRRAISALLAGAETTAWVLLPDGTELQVDLARLQVGDLVVLHDQVTVPVDGEVVEGTGVVDQAAITGEPLPAAKAPGDRVHAGSVNLRGRLVVRASATGEDTAIGRIIARVERAQDDRAPIQTVGETFSRRFVPASFALATLTWLLTGDVRRAMTMLLIACPCAVGLSTPTAVSAAIGNGASRGVLIKGGAHLEAAGRVDAVVFDKTGTLTVGRPVVTNVVSFTDRWSPEQVLGYAASSEVHSRHPLAQAVIRSTEERHIHIPPHEECEVLLGLGMRTQADGRVLLLGSEALMASEGVAVGTEALDWLTRLREATETPLLLAVDGELVGLVSLRDELRPEARAVVDALRADGVRRVVMLTGDHGTAAAAVAAALDIGEWRAETLPEHKQDVVDRLRAEGYTVAVVGDGTNDAPALAAADIGIAMGLSGTDVAVETADVALVGDDLRHLLDLRRLGGRTLDVVRQNYGMSIAVNGVGLLAGAGGALSPVLAAVLHNASSVVVALNSSRLVRYRGLRRDDPAIEPDGLRRDGTGPS, encoded by the coding sequence ATGTCCACGCTCATCGCGGACCCGCCGGTCGTGTCACCGGCCGGCGACCCGGTCGTCGTCGCCGACGCCGGCGGGCGGGTCCGCCTGGCGGTGCCCTGGCTGACCGGCTCGCCGTCGCGGGCGGTGCTCGCCGAGGACGGGCTGGACGACGTCCCCGGCGTGCTGGCGGTGCAGGCCTTCCCGGTCACCGGGCACGTGGTGGTCTGGGCCGACGCCGCCACGGACCGGGCGGCGGTCCTGCAGGTGCTGACCGCGGTGGCCGCGGCCCCGGCCGACGCGCCGGTCGCCCGCGCGCCGCGGTCGGCCGACGTCGCCAACCGGGAGCTGGTGCGCATCGCCGTGGGCGGGGCCGCGCTGGTGCTGCTCGGCGTCCGCCGCTACGGGCTGGGCCGCCCACCGGCGCTCTCGCCGGGCAGCCGGTTCGCCGTGTCGGTGGTGACCGTCTTCACCGGCTACCCGTTCGCCAAGGGCGCGCTGGGGGCCCTGGCCGGCCGGCGCACCGCGGGCACCGACGCGCTGGTCACCGCCGCCACCGTGGCCAGCCTGCTGCTGCGGGAGAACGTCGTCGCGCTCACCGTGCTGTGGCTGCTCAACATCGGCGAGTGGCTGCAGACTCTCACCCTGCGCCGCACCCGCCGGGCCATCTCCGCGCTGTTGGCCGGCGCGGAGACCACCGCCTGGGTGCTGCTGCCCGACGGCACCGAGCTGCAGGTCGACCTCGCCCGCCTGCAGGTCGGTGACCTGGTGGTGCTGCACGACCAGGTCACCGTGCCGGTGGACGGCGAGGTGGTGGAGGGCACCGGCGTGGTCGACCAGGCGGCGATCACCGGCGAGCCGCTGCCCGCGGCGAAGGCCCCCGGCGACCGGGTGCACGCCGGGTCGGTGAACCTGCGCGGCCGGCTGGTGGTGCGCGCCTCGGCCACCGGTGAGGACACCGCCATCGGCCGGATCATCGCCCGCGTCGAGCGGGCGCAGGACGACCGCGCGCCGATCCAGACGGTGGGGGAGACCTTCTCCCGCCGGTTCGTGCCGGCCTCCTTCGCGCTGGCCACGCTGACCTGGCTGCTCACCGGCGACGTCCGCCGCGCGATGACCATGCTGCTCATCGCCTGCCCGTGCGCGGTCGGGCTGTCCACGCCCACCGCGGTGAGCGCGGCCATCGGCAACGGCGCCTCCCGCGGCGTGCTGATCAAGGGCGGGGCGCACCTGGAGGCGGCCGGGCGGGTGGACGCCGTCGTCTTCGACAAGACCGGCACGCTCACCGTCGGCCGCCCGGTGGTCACCAATGTCGTCTCCTTCACCGACCGGTGGTCCCCGGAGCAGGTGCTCGGCTATGCGGCCAGCTCCGAGGTGCACTCCCGGCACCCGCTGGCGCAGGCGGTCATCCGCTCCACCGAGGAGCGGCACATCCACATCCCGCCGCACGAGGAGTGCGAGGTGCTGTTGGGCCTGGGCATGCGCACCCAGGCCGACGGGCGGGTGCTGCTGCTGGGCAGCGAGGCGCTGATGGCCAGCGAGGGCGTCGCCGTCGGCACCGAGGCGCTGGACTGGCTGACCCGGCTGCGCGAGGCCACCGAGACGCCGCTGCTGCTGGCCGTGGACGGCGAGCTGGTCGGGCTGGTCAGCCTGCGCGACGAGCTGCGCCCGGAGGCCCGCGCGGTGGTCGACGCGCTGCGCGCCGACGGGGTGCGCCGGGTGGTCATGCTGACCGGTGACCACGGGACGGCCGCCGCCGCGGTCGCCGCGGCGCTGGACATCGGCGAGTGGCGGGCCGAGACGCTGCCCGAGCACAAGCAGGACGTCGTCGACCGGCTGCGCGCCGAGGGGTACACCGTGGCCGTCGTCGGCGACGGCACCAACGACGCCCCCGCGCTGGCGGCCGCCGACATCGGCATCGCGATGGGCCTGTCCGGCACCGACGTCGCGGTGGAGACCGCCGACGTCGCCCTGGTCGGCGACGACCTGCGACACCTGCTCGACCTGCGCCGGCTCGGCGGGCGCACCCTCGACGTCGTCCGGCAGAACTACGGCATGTCGATCGCGGTCAACGGCGTCGGGCTGCTCGCCGGCGCGGGCGGGGCGCTGTCCCCGGTGCTGGCCGCCGTCCTGCACAACGCCTCCTCGGTGGTGGTCGCGCTCAACTCCTCGCGGCTGGTCCGCTACCGCGGCCTCCGCCGGGACGACCCCGCGATCGAGCCGGACGGGCTGCGGCGCGACGGGACGGGCCCGTCGTGA
- a CDS encoding class I SAM-dependent methyltransferase: MTAAEPSPARWAGAFDAAAADFARLAPLLWDPVEQATVAAVGLRPGQRVLDACCGDGASAVPAAHAVGPTGHVDAVDLSPAMVGLARRRAGDLPQLTATAADVTTWTQDGYDAVLCVLGAFFLPDMDAGTEHLVRRARPGGRVAVTFWRAGAMVAPGMALARAVAREKGEPVPGDPPRNRLQELGAPDALAGWFTDRGADGVEVTTVPHSLPATDDALWLLVLGSGFRGLLAGLDDDAVGRVRADHLAQLAGGPPLDATTLVAVGSRPG; encoded by the coding sequence GTGACCGCCGCCGAGCCGTCCCCGGCGCGCTGGGCGGGCGCCTTCGACGCCGCCGCGGCCGACTTCGCCCGGCTCGCCCCGCTGCTGTGGGACCCGGTCGAGCAGGCCACCGTGGCGGCGGTGGGCCTGCGGCCGGGGCAGCGGGTGCTGGACGCCTGCTGCGGCGACGGCGCCTCCGCGGTGCCCGCCGCGCACGCCGTCGGGCCCACCGGGCACGTGGACGCCGTCGACCTGTCCCCGGCGATGGTCGGCCTGGCCCGCCGCCGCGCCGGCGACCTGCCGCAGCTGACCGCCACCGCGGCCGACGTCACCACGTGGACGCAGGACGGGTACGACGCCGTGCTGTGCGTGCTCGGCGCCTTCTTCCTCCCCGACATGGACGCCGGCACCGAGCACCTGGTCCGCCGCGCCCGCCCCGGCGGCCGGGTGGCGGTGACCTTCTGGCGGGCCGGCGCCATGGTCGCGCCCGGGATGGCGCTGGCCCGGGCGGTGGCCCGCGAGAAGGGGGAGCCGGTGCCCGGTGACCCGCCGCGCAACCGGCTGCAGGAGCTCGGCGCTCCCGACGCGCTGGCCGGCTGGTTCACCGACCGCGGCGCGGACGGCGTCGAGGTGACCACCGTGCCGCACAGCCTGCCGGCGACCGACGACGCGCTGTGGCTGCTGGTGCTCGGCTCGGGCTTCCGCGGCCTGCTGGCCGGCCTGGACGACGACGCGGTCGGCCGGGTCCGGGCCGACCACCTGGCACAGCTGGCCGGTGGGCCACCGCTGGACGCCACCACGCTGGTCGCCGTCGGCTCCCGCCCCGGCTGA
- the obgE gene encoding GTPase ObgE — protein MAAFVDRVVVHVAAGNGGHGVASVHREKFKPLGGPDGGNGGNGGDVVLEVDPSVHTLLDFHHRPHQKAGNGRPGEGSNRHGARGEDRVLRVPAGTVVSTPDGTVIADLVGAGTRVVLAHGGKGGLGNAALANARRKAPGFALLGEPGEALDAVIELKSIADVGLVGFPSAGKSSLIAAVSAARPKIADYPFTTLVPNLGVVRAGDTVFTMADVPGLIPGASEGRGLGLEFLRHIERCAVLVHVVDMATMEPGRDPESDIEALQHELAQYRADLVDRLRVAVLNKVDVPDARELVDLVREPLEQRGLQVFAVSAATGEGLRELGFALAAAVEEHRAALPEPEPVRITLTPRAVDDSGFTVARDPQDEGVFVVRGVKPERWVRQTDFTNDEAVGFLADRLNRLGVEDALQAAGGQEGDTIVIGDVAFDFVPTLPAGTLSVEETAGLGGRGTDARIDAPHRVRAEERLAAKKARRVPYELTDTWTDDDLPRDDG, from the coding sequence ATGGCCGCTTTCGTGGACCGCGTGGTCGTGCACGTGGCCGCGGGCAACGGCGGGCACGGGGTCGCGTCGGTGCACCGCGAGAAGTTCAAGCCGCTCGGCGGCCCCGACGGGGGCAACGGCGGCAACGGCGGGGACGTCGTCCTCGAGGTCGACCCCAGCGTGCACACGCTGCTGGACTTCCACCACCGCCCGCACCAGAAGGCCGGCAACGGCCGCCCCGGCGAGGGCAGCAACCGGCACGGCGCCCGCGGGGAGGACCGCGTGCTGCGGGTCCCCGCCGGCACGGTGGTCAGCACCCCCGACGGCACGGTGATCGCCGACCTCGTCGGCGCCGGCACCCGCGTCGTCCTCGCGCACGGCGGCAAGGGCGGCCTGGGCAACGCCGCGCTGGCCAACGCCCGCCGCAAGGCACCCGGCTTCGCGCTGCTCGGCGAGCCCGGCGAGGCGCTGGACGCCGTCATCGAGCTCAAGAGCATCGCCGACGTCGGCCTGGTCGGGTTCCCGTCGGCCGGCAAGTCCTCGCTGATCGCGGCCGTGTCCGCGGCGCGGCCGAAGATCGCCGACTACCCGTTCACCACGTTGGTGCCCAACCTCGGCGTGGTCCGGGCCGGCGACACCGTGTTCACGATGGCCGACGTCCCCGGGCTGATCCCCGGCGCCTCGGAGGGCCGCGGACTCGGGCTGGAGTTCCTCCGCCACATCGAGCGCTGCGCCGTGCTGGTGCACGTGGTCGACATGGCCACGATGGAGCCCGGCCGCGACCCGGAGAGCGACATCGAGGCCCTGCAGCACGAGCTGGCCCAGTACCGCGCCGACCTGGTCGACCGGCTGCGGGTCGCCGTCCTCAACAAGGTGGACGTCCCCGACGCCCGGGAGCTGGTCGACCTGGTGCGCGAGCCGCTGGAGCAGCGCGGCCTGCAGGTGTTCGCGGTGAGCGCCGCGACCGGCGAGGGGCTGCGCGAGCTCGGCTTCGCGCTGGCCGCGGCGGTCGAGGAGCACCGCGCCGCGCTGCCCGAGCCGGAGCCGGTGCGGATCACCCTGACCCCGCGCGCGGTGGACGACAGCGGCTTCACCGTCGCGCGCGACCCCCAGGACGAGGGCGTGTTCGTCGTCCGCGGCGTCAAGCCCGAGCGCTGGGTCCGCCAGACGGACTTCACCAACGACGAGGCCGTCGGCTTCCTGGCCGACCGGCTCAACCGGCTGGGCGTCGAGGACGCCCTGCAGGCGGCCGGCGGGCAGGAGGGCGACACTATCGTCATCGGTGACGTCGCCTTCGACTTCGTGCCGACGCTGCCGGCGGGCACGCTGAGCGTCGAGGAGACCGCCGGGCTCGGCGGGCGCGGCACCGACGCCCGCATCGACGCCCCGCACCGGGTGCGCGCCGAGGAGCGGCTGGCCGCCAAGAAGGCGCGCCGGGTGCCCTACGAGCTGACCGACACCTGGACCGACGACGACCTGCCCCGGGACGACGGGTGA
- the rpmA gene encoding 50S ribosomal protein L27 has product MAHKKGASSSRNGRDSNAQRLGVKRFGGQVVKAGEIIVRQRGTHFHPGLGVGRGNDDTLFALQPGSVTFGTKRGRKTVSITAVAS; this is encoded by the coding sequence ATGGCACACAAGAAGGGCGCCTCGTCCTCCCGCAACGGCCGCGACTCCAACGCCCAGCGTCTGGGCGTCAAGCGCTTCGGTGGCCAGGTCGTGAAGGCCGGCGAGATCATCGTCCGCCAGCGTGGCACCCACTTCCACCCGGGCCTGGGCGTCGGCCGCGGCAACGACGACACGCTGTTCGCGCTGCAGCCGGGCTCGGTCACCTTCGGCACCAAGCGGGGGCGCAAGACCGTCTCCATCACCGCCGTCGCGAGCTGA
- the proB gene encoding glutamate 5-kinase, with the protein MTLRAEIGGARRVVVKVGSSSLTTLPGGLDEARLTALVDVLGAVHAQGREVVLVSSGAIAAGLAPLGVTGRPRDLATAQAAASVGQLRLVQTYADAFARHGVTVGQVLLTADDLTRRSHYRNAQRTLDRLLTLGALPIVNENDTVATEEIRFGDNDRLAALVAHVARADALLLLSDVDGVYDGDPRRGPAQLVDTVRDAADLDAVSLGTASRNGVGTGGMATKVEAALIAARSGVPAVVTSTARAAAALAGEPVGTRFAVTGPRPRARQFWLRFATRPRGRLVLDEGAVQAVRERHASLLPAGITGVVGEFLADDPVELVGPDGVVVARGLVAYDARELPPLLGRKTGDLDPEYRREIVHRDEMVLVRRPVLGRETAAP; encoded by the coding sequence GTGACGCTGCGCGCGGAGATCGGCGGTGCGCGCCGCGTCGTGGTCAAGGTCGGCTCCTCCTCGCTGACCACACTGCCCGGCGGCCTGGACGAGGCGCGGCTCACCGCGCTGGTCGACGTCCTCGGCGCCGTGCACGCGCAGGGCCGGGAGGTCGTGCTCGTCTCCTCCGGCGCGATCGCCGCCGGGCTCGCCCCGCTCGGCGTCACCGGCCGGCCGCGGGACCTCGCCACCGCGCAGGCCGCGGCCAGCGTCGGGCAGCTGCGGCTGGTGCAGACCTACGCCGACGCCTTCGCCCGGCACGGCGTCACCGTCGGGCAGGTGCTGCTGACCGCCGACGACCTCACCCGGCGCAGCCACTACCGCAACGCCCAGCGCACCCTGGACCGGCTGCTGACCCTCGGTGCGCTGCCGATCGTCAACGAGAACGACACGGTGGCCACCGAGGAGATCCGGTTCGGCGACAACGACCGGCTGGCCGCCCTGGTCGCGCACGTGGCCCGGGCCGACGCGCTGCTGCTGCTCTCCGACGTCGACGGCGTCTACGACGGCGACCCGCGCCGGGGCCCCGCGCAGCTGGTCGACACCGTGCGCGACGCCGCCGACCTCGACGCGGTCAGCCTGGGCACGGCCAGCCGCAACGGCGTGGGCACCGGCGGGATGGCCACCAAGGTGGAGGCCGCGCTGATCGCCGCCCGCTCCGGCGTACCCGCCGTCGTCACCTCCACCGCCCGGGCCGCCGCCGCGCTGGCCGGGGAGCCGGTGGGCACCCGGTTCGCCGTCACGGGCCCGCGGCCGCGCGCCCGGCAGTTCTGGCTGCGCTTCGCCACCCGGCCGCGTGGCCGGCTGGTGCTGGACGAGGGCGCGGTGCAGGCCGTGCGCGAGCGGCACGCCTCCCTGCTGCCGGCGGGCATCACCGGCGTGGTGGGGGAGTTCCTCGCCGACGACCCGGTCGAGCTGGTCGGCCCGGACGGCGTCGTGGTGGCCCGTGGGCTGGTCGCCTACGACGCCCGCGAGCTGCCCCCGCTGCTGGGCCGCAAGACCGGCGACCTGGACCCGGAGTACCGCCGCGAGATCGTGCACCGCGACGAGATGGTGCTCGTCAGGCGCCCCGTCCTGGGTCGAGAGACTGCTGCACCGTGA
- a CDS encoding DUF1490 family protein yields the protein MAESEHQRRQRGAGAGRLVRRAAGVVATGVTGVLVVRLAEGSEPGSLPRKVAVRVTRWGIVGTRRAEAAVERARLAAGDVRAQAYADLGESAPPPAARGAGGHDHPH from the coding sequence GTGGCGGAGTCGGAGCACCAGCGGCGGCAGCGGGGCGCGGGCGCAGGGCGCCTGGTCCGCAGGGCGGCGGGGGTCGTCGCGACCGGGGTGACCGGGGTGCTCGTCGTGCGCCTGGCCGAGGGGTCCGAACCGGGCAGCCTGCCGCGCAAGGTCGCCGTCCGGGTCACCCGCTGGGGCATCGTCGGCACCCGGCGCGCCGAGGCCGCCGTCGAGCGGGCCCGGCTGGCCGCCGGCGACGTCCGCGCGCAGGCCTACGCCGACCTGGGTGAGTCCGCCCCGCCGCCGGCCGCCCGGGGCGCCGGCGGCCACGACCACCCGCACTGA
- a CDS encoding metal ABC transporter permease: protein MLSHGFMWHALVAAVLAGVVAPTIGVHLVQRRMSVVGDGIGHVALAGVALGVVTGAAPVGTAVVVAVAGAVAVELLRGVRRTEVDTLLAILSVGGVAGGVVLLSAVPAGRTADLDAYLFGSVLTTTRGELVVLAGAAAAVLMVTVGLHRALFAVSLDEECACAAGLPVRWLGLLLAATTAATVVASMRVLGLLLVSALMVLPAAAATLLARSCRGTLALAVVIGGLCAVAGTTAAYTAGLPAGGAIVLLCVAVFTAATVVPGARRCACRVLGTRAGHRPARPAEVPALRSRVGLLP, encoded by the coding sequence GTGCTGAGCCACGGCTTCATGTGGCACGCGCTCGTCGCCGCGGTGCTGGCCGGCGTCGTGGCGCCGACGATCGGGGTGCACCTCGTGCAGCGCCGGATGTCGGTCGTCGGCGACGGCATCGGCCACGTGGCGCTGGCCGGCGTGGCGCTCGGCGTGGTCACCGGCGCGGCTCCGGTGGGCACCGCTGTGGTCGTGGCGGTGGCCGGGGCCGTGGCGGTGGAGCTGCTGCGCGGGGTGCGCCGCACCGAGGTCGACACCCTGCTGGCCATCCTCTCCGTGGGCGGCGTGGCCGGCGGCGTCGTGCTCCTGTCGGCGGTGCCGGCCGGCCGGACGGCCGACCTCGACGCGTACCTGTTCGGCTCGGTCCTCACCACCACGCGGGGCGAGCTGGTCGTCCTGGCGGGTGCGGCCGCCGCCGTCCTCATGGTGACCGTGGGCCTGCACCGGGCGCTGTTCGCCGTCTCCCTGGACGAGGAGTGCGCCTGCGCCGCGGGCCTGCCGGTGCGCTGGCTCGGCCTGCTGCTCGCCGCCACGACGGCGGCCACCGTGGTGGCCTCGATGCGGGTCCTCGGACTGCTGCTGGTCAGCGCCCTCATGGTGCTGCCGGCGGCCGCCGCGACGCTGCTGGCCCGCAGCTGCCGGGGCACCCTCGCCCTCGCGGTGGTCATCGGCGGGCTGTGCGCCGTCGCCGGCACGACGGCCGCCTACACCGCGGGGCTGCCGGCCGGTGGTGCGATCGTGCTGCTCTGCGTGGCGGTCTTCACCGCCGCGACCGTGGTGCCCGGTGCCCGGCGCTGCGCGTGCCGCGTGCTCGGCACGCGCGCCGGCCACCGGCCCGCCCGGCCGGCGGAGGTGCCGGCGCTCCGCTCGCGGGTGGGCCTGCTGCCCTGA
- a CDS encoding heavy metal translocating P-type ATPase, whose product MTSPARTTAPPAAPSGVPRPPAAPASRRPAALAAAWSLPEVRWAALSLALFAVGAVAQLAGAPAPVYWGLYLACYAAGGWEPALAGLQALRERTLDVDLLMVVAAIGAASIGQVFDGALLIVIFATSGALEAFATRRTADAVRGLSRLAPEQAAVLGPDGAERLVPVAELAVGDRVLVRPGERVPADGTVVDGSSDVDQASITGEPLPVDKAVGDDVYAGTANGTGALVVRVGRDPGESVVARIGALVEEASATKARTQLFIERVEQRYSVGVVVATLAVFGIPLLAGSAVEDALLRAMTFMIVASPCAIVLATMPPLLSAVANAGRHGVLVRSAVAMEQLGSADLAAFDKTGTLTDGHPAVVDVRTAPGVAADEVLRLAASAEAASEHPIGRAVVRAAGERGLPPVPATGFRAEVGSGVTATVAGRVVRVGAPRPEDGAVVGAAVDEVLARGRTAVVVSADGAPLGVLAVADRVRPEAPAAVAALRGLLPGEPVLLTGDDRRAAEALAGAVGLREVHAGLLPQGKVDAVRALQAGGRRVLLVGDGVNDAPALATADVGVAMGGIGSDLALDTADVVVVRDDLSAVPAVVELSRRARRVVVQNLVIAGTLIGVLVVWGLVGTLPLPLGVAGHEGSTVLVALNGLRLLRRSAWQPPPH is encoded by the coding sequence ATGACGTCCCCCGCCCGGACCACCGCCCCGCCGGCCGCTCCCAGCGGGGTCCCCCGTCCGCCGGCGGCACCGGCGTCCCGCCGCCCGGCGGCGCTGGCCGCGGCCTGGTCGCTGCCGGAGGTCCGCTGGGCGGCCCTCTCCCTGGCGCTGTTCGCCGTGGGCGCCGTGGCCCAGCTCGCCGGGGCGCCGGCGCCGGTGTACTGGGGCCTCTACCTGGCCTGCTACGCCGCCGGCGGCTGGGAGCCGGCCCTGGCCGGTCTGCAGGCGCTGCGCGAGCGGACCCTGGACGTCGACCTGCTCATGGTGGTCGCCGCGATCGGCGCGGCCTCGATCGGGCAGGTCTTCGACGGCGCCCTGCTCATCGTCATCTTCGCCACCTCCGGCGCGCTGGAGGCCTTCGCCACCCGGCGCACCGCCGACGCCGTCCGCGGGCTGTCCCGGCTCGCGCCCGAGCAGGCCGCGGTGCTCGGGCCGGACGGCGCCGAGCGGCTCGTGCCGGTGGCGGAGCTGGCCGTCGGGGACCGGGTGCTGGTCCGCCCGGGCGAGCGGGTGCCGGCCGACGGCACGGTCGTGGACGGCAGCTCCGACGTCGACCAGGCCTCCATCACCGGTGAGCCGCTGCCGGTCGACAAGGCGGTCGGCGACGACGTCTACGCCGGCACCGCCAACGGCACCGGCGCGCTGGTGGTCCGCGTCGGCCGGGACCCCGGCGAGTCAGTCGTCGCCCGCATCGGCGCGCTGGTGGAGGAGGCCAGCGCCACCAAGGCCCGCACCCAGCTGTTCATCGAGCGGGTCGAGCAGCGCTACTCGGTGGGCGTCGTCGTCGCCACGCTGGCGGTCTTCGGGATCCCGCTGCTCGCCGGCTCGGCGGTCGAGGACGCGCTGCTGCGCGCGATGACGTTCATGATCGTCGCCTCCCCGTGCGCCATCGTGCTGGCCACCATGCCGCCGCTGCTGTCCGCGGTGGCCAACGCCGGCCGGCACGGCGTCCTGGTGCGCTCCGCGGTGGCCATGGAGCAGCTCGGCAGCGCCGACCTGGCCGCCTTCGACAAGACCGGCACCCTCACCGACGGCCACCCCGCCGTGGTCGACGTCCGCACCGCCCCCGGCGTGGCCGCCGACGAGGTGCTGCGGCTGGCCGCCTCGGCCGAGGCGGCCAGCGAGCACCCGATCGGCCGCGCGGTCGTGCGCGCGGCCGGCGAGCGCGGGCTCCCGCCGGTACCGGCGACCGGGTTCCGCGCCGAGGTCGGCTCCGGTGTGACCGCCACCGTCGCCGGTCGGGTCGTGCGCGTCGGCGCCCCCCGACCGGAGGACGGCGCGGTGGTCGGCGCCGCCGTGGACGAGGTGCTCGCGCGCGGCCGCACCGCCGTCGTGGTCTCCGCCGACGGCGCGCCCCTCGGGGTGCTGGCCGTGGCCGACCGGGTGCGGCCGGAGGCCCCCGCGGCGGTCGCCGCGCTGCGCGGACTGCTGCCGGGCGAGCCGGTGCTGCTGACCGGCGACGACCGCCGCGCGGCCGAGGCGCTGGCCGGGGCGGTGGGCCTGCGGGAGGTGCACGCCGGGCTGCTGCCCCAGGGCAAGGTGGACGCGGTCCGCGCGCTGCAGGCCGGCGGCCGCCGGGTGCTGCTGGTCGGCGACGGCGTCAACGACGCCCCCGCGCTCGCCACCGCCGACGTCGGGGTGGCGATGGGGGGCATCGGGTCGGACCTGGCCCTGGACACCGCCGACGTGGTCGTCGTCCGCGACGACCTGTCCGCGGTGCCGGCGGTGGTGGAGCTGTCCCGCCGGGCCCGGCGGGTGGTCGTCCAGAACCTGGTGATCGCCGGCACGCTCATCGGCGTGCTGGTCGTCTGGGGCCTGGTCGGCACGCTGCCGCTGCCGCTGGGCGTGGCCGGTCACGAGGGGTCGACGGTCCTGGTGGCGCTCAACGGCCTGCGGCTGCTGCGCCGCTCCGCCTGGCAGCCGCCACCCCACTAG